The following are from one region of the Deltaproteobacteria bacterium genome:
- a CDS encoding collagen-like protein, with protein MMSLVVGIALMAARVNSEIPPVISYQGRLSDAASASVPDGLYQLRFRIFDQEIGGNQLWSETQTVAVSDGLFATQLGSATALPQTLFQESSRFLETAVVATPITFVNPPQVLQPRLRITSVGYAFEARNAETLGGLSPSQFVGPPGPSGSPGPAGPPGALGAKGDKGDTGEKGAKGDKGDSGSQGPAGPAGAQGPSGPPGPSWECHTFLNVPCSCGDCGNGATQCGGGWRRISCFGTGGSCPSCQFTCCAPS; from the coding sequence ATGATGTCTCTCGTCGTAGGAATAGCCTTGATGGCGGCGCGGGTAAACTCGGAGATTCCCCCAGTGATCAGCTATCAGGGGCGATTGAGCGACGCAGCAAGCGCCTCCGTTCCCGACGGTCTCTACCAGTTACGATTCCGAATCTTCGATCAGGAAATCGGTGGCAACCAACTCTGGAGTGAGACCCAGACGGTCGCCGTGAGCGACGGGCTGTTTGCTACCCAGCTCGGAAGCGCAACGGCCTTGCCACAGACATTGTTCCAGGAGTCTTCGCGATTCCTGGAAACTGCGGTAGTCGCTACTCCGATAACGTTCGTCAACCCACCTCAAGTGCTCCAGCCACGACTGCGGATCACGAGTGTCGGATACGCCTTCGAAGCGAGGAACGCCGAGACGTTGGGAGGACTTTCTCCGTCGCAGTTCGTCGGCCCCCCAGGTCCCTCGGGTTCCCCGGGCCCAGCCGGGCCGCCTGGCGCGCTAGGCGCAAAAGGAGACAAGGGCGACACTGGAGAAAAGGGGGCTAAGGGCGACAAGGGCGATTCCGGATCACAAGGGCCAGCGGGGCCCGCTGGAGCGCAGGGGCCCTCGGGGCCACCCGGTCCGAGTTGGGAGTGTCACACCTTCTTGAACGTGCCGTGCAGCTGCGGCGACTGCGGCAACGGGGCCACCCAGTGTGGTGGCGGCTGGCGCCGAATCTCATGCTTCGGTACGGGAGGCAGTTGCCCGAGTTGCCAATTTACGTGCTGTGCTCCGAGTTAG
- a CDS encoding helix-turn-helix domain-containing protein encodes MGDHLRRKRMLLGLRQRDVATILAISIATLERWERNETQPKPYLIPRIIDFLGYAPYEPQDRFGSWLLMARRALGLSRKRLAKRLSVDESTIFRWESGRAGPQAALLRRLRAVLTSDEHR; translated from the coding sequence TTGGGCGACCACCTCCGCCGCAAGCGGATGCTGTTGGGACTCCGCCAGAGGGACGTAGCAACGATTCTTGCCATCTCGATTGCAACCCTCGAACGGTGGGAGCGGAACGAAACGCAGCCGAAGCCTTACCTGATCCCCCGGATCATCGACTTCCTGGGGTATGCTCCGTATGAGCCGCAGGACCGCTTTGGAAGCTGGCTCCTGATGGCTCGAAGGGCGTTGGGGCTTTCCCGGAAGCGGCTCGCTAAACGGCTCTCCGTGGACGAGAGCACCATTTTCCGGTGGGAGAGTGGCCGAGCGGGACCCCAAGCGGCTCTCTTGAGGCGATTGAGGGCTGTCCTGACTTCGGATGAGCACCGATAG